A genomic region of Rubrivirga sp. SAORIC476 contains the following coding sequences:
- a CDS encoding carboxypeptidase regulatory-like domain-containing protein, whose amino-acid sequence MTRLAICVVVAVGLAGCLGDAPHSNPLDPLSDAPVTAGEVSGRVTGIYPPFDGRGGVRVRVMPQGGGTERVTTTATDGTFTLDGIPGGRILVVAEADGLAEASVETDVVAGSTSEVLLQLNALPVVTAQAARTVHIERWFPDAPVFRLEVEADVTDPDRPSDVDAVALVVESLGFRAPLTEVGPGRYEAALDAAALPGGQVQSLLGQALRIEVTDVAGAVALGPPLALVRVIEQTPLTASPQGLVTLAANPPVLEWRPAALPFAFTYRADVFLIDGAGIPNLIQSADGLSPATTALPLASALAPGDYYWTIWVTDAAGNRSRSKEAGFRVP is encoded by the coding sequence GTGACTCGTCTCGCCATCTGCGTCGTCGTCGCGGTCGGGCTCGCCGGGTGCCTGGGCGACGCCCCGCACAGCAACCCGCTCGACCCCCTGTCGGACGCGCCCGTGACGGCGGGCGAGGTGTCGGGGCGGGTGACGGGCATCTACCCACCGTTCGACGGCCGGGGAGGCGTCCGCGTGCGCGTGATGCCGCAGGGGGGCGGGACCGAGCGGGTCACGACGACGGCGACGGATGGCACGTTCACGCTCGACGGCATCCCGGGCGGGCGGATTCTGGTCGTCGCCGAGGCGGACGGGCTGGCCGAGGCGTCCGTCGAGACCGACGTGGTGGCGGGGTCCACGTCCGAGGTGCTCCTCCAGCTGAACGCGCTGCCGGTCGTGACGGCGCAGGCCGCGCGGACGGTCCACATCGAACGTTGGTTTCCCGACGCGCCCGTGTTCCGCCTCGAAGTGGAGGCGGACGTGACCGACCCCGACCGGCCGTCGGACGTGGACGCGGTCGCGCTCGTCGTCGAGTCGCTCGGCTTCCGAGCCCCCCTCACGGAGGTCGGTCCCGGGCGCTACGAGGCCGCGCTCGACGCGGCTGCGTTGCCTGGCGGGCAGGTCCAGTCGCTGCTGGGCCAGGCGCTCCGCATCGAGGTCACCGACGTCGCGGGTGCCGTCGCCCTCGGCCCGCCGCTCGCGCTCGTCCGCGTGATCGAGCAGACGCCGCTCACGGCCAGTCCGCAGGGCCTGGTGACGCTCGCCGCCAACCCGCCCGTGCTGGAGTGGCGTCCGGCCGCGCTCCCGTTCGCGTTCACCTACCGCGCCGACGTGTTCCTGATCGACGGCGCCGGTATTCCCAACCTGATCCAGTCCGCGGACGGCCTCTCCCCTGCCACGACGGCCCTGCCGCTGGCCTCCGCGCTCGCGCCTGGCGACTACTACTGGACGATCTGGGTGACCGATGCAGCGGGAAACCGGAGCCGTTCGAAGGAGGCCGGGTTCCGCGTGCCCTGA
- a CDS encoding DUF5666 domain-containing protein, producing MPLSLRLLPTLALLVVAAAPAFALGDVEAAGPITALSDASVSVDGLTFVLTADTEVRDDDGDTTVGALAVGLTVEIRGDADAEGTLTATRIEIQDDGSDEVRLEGPITERGDSAVRVGAVWVLVTDATRIRDDEGTASFDDLLVGLHVEVRGTVDSTGQVVADRVEIDERDDDDSDDEDAEVKGPIEDLGPASLTVLGRTFAVTEATRIHDGATEVAFESLIVGQLVEVHGAYAADGSLVATRIEVEDFADDEVELTGAIEALEADALTVAGLRFEVTAATIVLDDARLPIPFASLVVGQFVEIRADVVASGVRRATHIKVEDVLDDEVEVTAVLDAVGDGVVVLLGRAFATDSTTVMPAGLAAGDVVELHAVIAPGGALRATRIEREDRSATRVELRGPVTGVGTDSLAVIEVPFAVDAATVIVGRDGTPTTLDAISPGASVEVWADVTDLGWLATRIEVRATARATGLATGVTPTGFRVGGVTVHVTPATRIVSASGAPRTAIASGETVAANGTSGADGVLATRVVVLSEATAVATETGREATVTALAVAPNPLAGIGRLRYDLATAAEVEIVVFSTLGREVTRLGAAMQSAGSHTTTLDLSGLPSGVYLVRMVVDGRAAGGPLALTVAR from the coding sequence ATGCCGCTCTCGCTACGCCTTCTGCCTACCCTGGCTCTGCTCGTCGTCGCCGCCGCGCCGGCGTTCGCCCTCGGCGACGTCGAGGCCGCCGGTCCCATCACGGCGCTGTCCGACGCCTCGGTCTCGGTGGACGGCCTCACCTTCGTGCTCACCGCGGACACCGAAGTCCGGGACGACGACGGAGACACGACGGTCGGCGCACTCGCGGTCGGGCTCACCGTCGAGATCCGCGGGGACGCCGACGCGGAGGGCACGCTGACGGCGACCCGCATCGAGATCCAAGACGACGGCAGCGACGAGGTCCGCCTCGAAGGCCCCATCACCGAGCGCGGCGACAGCGCGGTGCGCGTCGGGGCCGTGTGGGTCCTCGTCACCGACGCGACCCGGATCCGCGACGACGAGGGCACGGCGTCGTTCGACGACCTGCTCGTCGGCCTCCACGTCGAGGTGCGCGGCACGGTCGACAGCACCGGGCAGGTGGTCGCCGACCGCGTCGAGATCGACGAGCGGGACGACGACGACAGCGACGATGAGGACGCCGAGGTCAAAGGCCCCATCGAGGACCTCGGCCCGGCCTCACTGACCGTCCTCGGCCGGACGTTCGCCGTCACCGAGGCGACACGCATCCACGACGGCGCGACCGAGGTCGCCTTCGAGTCGCTCATCGTCGGGCAGCTGGTCGAAGTCCACGGGGCCTACGCCGCCGACGGGTCGCTGGTCGCCACCCGAATCGAGGTCGAGGACTTCGCGGACGACGAGGTCGAGCTGACGGGCGCCATCGAGGCGCTGGAGGCCGACGCGCTCACGGTCGCAGGGCTCCGCTTCGAGGTGACCGCCGCGACGATCGTGCTGGACGACGCTCGCCTCCCGATCCCGTTCGCCTCGCTCGTCGTCGGCCAGTTCGTCGAGATCCGCGCCGACGTGGTCGCCTCGGGCGTCCGCCGCGCGACGCACATCAAGGTCGAGGACGTTCTGGACGACGAGGTCGAGGTGACCGCCGTCCTCGATGCCGTCGGCGACGGCGTGGTGGTGCTCCTCGGACGCGCCTTCGCGACCGACTCGACGACCGTGATGCCTGCGGGTCTCGCAGCGGGCGACGTAGTCGAGCTCCACGCCGTCATCGCGCCCGGTGGGGCCCTGCGCGCGACCCGAATCGAGCGGGAGGACCGCTCCGCGACGCGAGTCGAGCTGCGCGGCCCCGTCACCGGCGTCGGCACCGACTCGCTCGCCGTGATCGAGGTGCCCTTCGCCGTCGACGCTGCCACGGTCATCGTTGGCCGTGACGGCACGCCGACGACGCTCGACGCCATCTCGCCCGGCGCCTCGGTCGAGGTGTGGGCCGACGTGACCGACCTCGGGTGGCTCGCCACGCGGATCGAGGTCCGCGCGACCGCCCGCGCCACCGGCCTGGCGACCGGCGTGACGCCCACTGGCTTCCGCGTCGGCGGCGTGACGGTGCACGTGACGCCCGCCACGCGCATCGTGTCCGCCTCGGGCGCGCCGCGGACCGCCATCGCGTCCGGCGAGACGGTCGCCGCGAACGGGACCAGCGGGGCCGACGGCGTGCTGGCGACCCGCGTCGTCGTGCTCTCGGAGGCGACCGCCGTCGCGACCGAGACCGGACGCGAGGCGACCGTGACGGCGCTGGCGGTCGCCCCGAACCCCCTGGCGGGGATCGGCCGCCTGCGGTACGACCTCGCGACGGCCGCGGAGGTCGAGATCGTGGTGTTCAGCACGCTGGGCCGCGAGGTCACCCGCCTCGGCGCGGCCATGCAGTCGGCGGGCTCCCACACGACAACGCTGGACCTGAGCGGCCTCCCGAGCGGGGTCTACCTCGTCCGCATGGTCGTCGACGGTCGCGCGGCAGGAGGGCCCCTGGCGCTGACCGTCGCACGCTGA
- a CDS encoding cupin domain-containing protein, giving the protein MPRHITAPTRIPGPGGKTIEEHVGLVNTGTASLSVAHMIAPPGWEEPAQQPAFDEVTIVLRGTMRVEHAGGHLDVGAGETVLCEAGERVRYLNPSADDECEYWAVCTPAFSPDSVHRDPEAG; this is encoded by the coding sequence GTGCCTCGTCACATCACGGCCCCGACCCGCATTCCCGGCCCGGGCGGCAAGACCATCGAAGAGCACGTCGGCCTCGTCAACACCGGGACCGCGAGCCTGTCGGTCGCCCACATGATCGCGCCGCCGGGATGGGAGGAGCCCGCCCAACAGCCCGCCTTCGACGAGGTGACCATCGTCCTGCGCGGGACGATGCGCGTCGAGCACGCGGGCGGCCACCTCGACGTGGGGGCGGGCGAGACCGTGCTCTGCGAGGCGGGCGAGCGGGTCCGCTACCTCAACCCGTCGGCTGACGACGAGTGCGAGTACTGGGCGGTCTGCACGCCCGCCTTCTCGCCGGACTCCGTCCACCGCGACCCCGAGGCGGGGTAG
- a CDS encoding DUF3095 domain-containing protein, translated as MSADFYASLPTVARFDRLVDDDAYTPLPGDWTVVLTDVIGSTEAVKAGRYRDVNYVGAASIAAVLNAADRADLPFVFGGDGATLVVPPGVLDAALSSLAALQEHARTRLGLPLRVGAVPLAEVRAAGHEVAVARYQASDTYAQALFQGTGLAWAEHQVKDPATADRFASHASPTDADDPYAGLECRWQDVRSPRGETVSLLVEAVGEDRDATYRQVLAAIGEIYHDDEAHPVALDRLRLALSPGKFSPEVRLRHPERRLRQRATLWALNVIGRVLIRFGIETSQTDWERYPVLFRASTDYRKFDGVLRMVLAGGTAERAALESLLEDLHQDRRLAYGLHVSDRAVLTCLVYERMGQQVHFVDGAGGGYTNAAVGFKKQLKALGG; from the coding sequence ATGTCCGCCGACTTCTACGCGTCCCTCCCCACCGTCGCCCGCTTCGACCGGCTCGTCGACGACGACGCCTACACGCCGCTGCCCGGCGACTGGACGGTCGTGCTGACGGACGTGATCGGCTCCACGGAGGCCGTGAAGGCGGGGCGCTACCGGGACGTGAACTACGTCGGCGCGGCCTCCATCGCGGCCGTCCTCAACGCCGCCGACCGGGCCGACCTGCCGTTCGTGTTCGGCGGCGACGGCGCCACGCTGGTGGTCCCGCCCGGCGTGCTGGATGCCGCGCTGTCGTCGCTGGCCGCCCTGCAGGAGCACGCCCGCACCCGCCTCGGGCTGCCGCTCCGGGTGGGCGCGGTGCCGCTCGCCGAGGTCCGCGCCGCCGGGCACGAGGTGGCCGTGGCCCGGTACCAGGCCTCCGACACGTACGCGCAGGCGCTCTTCCAGGGCACGGGCCTGGCGTGGGCCGAGCACCAGGTCAAGGACCCCGCCACCGCCGACCGGTTCGCCAGCCACGCGTCCCCGACCGACGCCGATGACCCCTACGCGGGGCTGGAGTGCCGCTGGCAGGACGTGCGGAGCCCACGCGGCGAGACGGTGTCGCTGCTCGTCGAGGCCGTCGGCGAGGACCGCGACGCGACCTACCGGCAGGTGCTCGCGGCCATCGGCGAGATCTACCACGACGACGAGGCCCACCCGGTGGCCCTCGACCGGCTCCGGCTCGCGTTGTCGCCCGGCAAGTTCAGCCCCGAGGTGCGCCTCCGCCATCCCGAGCGCCGACTCCGCCAGCGGGCGACGCTCTGGGCGCTCAACGTGATCGGGCGCGTCCTCATCCGGTTCGGCATCGAGACCTCCCAGACCGACTGGGAGCGCTACCCGGTCCTCTTCCGGGCGTCGACCGACTACCGCAAGTTCGACGGCGTCCTCCGGATGGTGCTCGCGGGCGGGACTGCGGAGCGCGCAGCGCTCGAGTCTCTCCTGGAGGACCTCCACCAGGACCGGCGCCTCGCCTACGGCCTCCACGTCTCCGACCGCGCCGTGCTCACGTGTCTCGTCTACGAGCGCATGGGCCAGCAGGTCCACTTCGTCGACGGCGCGGGAGGCGGCTACACCAACGCCGCGGTCGGCTTCAAGAAGCAACTCAAGGCGCTCGGGGGCTGA
- a CDS encoding GAF domain-containing sensor histidine kinase — protein MVLTETRPLGRPAEAPEVTLTRLRRLLDVSVALNAFGDTRRLLDYIARTTTEVLACEAASILLFDEVTGALRFEAATGDAGASLVGSEVPLVGSLAGTTFRDNRILHAADAEVDARRHRESDERTGFVTRSLVGVPMRIDGQPVGVLQALNPTRDAFDRADAEALLIIAAQAAVAIRNARHEEALRRANDRLAELDRLKTNFLSIASHELRTPITAVQGFGQILAEEVRGDLHTFADAVVSAGARMMDVVETIDVMAEARGDLGIHPGSLISLAAILSDVAGEEAPHAEVTLPPGPLLVEGDARRLRLAVRNLVRNAMQFSDPGGPVRVQARVLHGEVLFDIEDEGRGLSTGDLERIFEAYVQVSDPDHRDHEGLGVGLTVARAILIQHGGRLWAESDGPGRGATFHARLPLASAAPGGDGAP, from the coding sequence ATGGTCCTCACCGAGACCCGGCCGCTCGGGCGCCCCGCCGAGGCGCCCGAGGTCACCCTCACTCGCCTCCGCCGGCTGCTCGACGTAAGCGTCGCACTCAACGCGTTCGGCGACACCCGCCGCCTGCTCGACTACATCGCGCGCACGACGACCGAGGTGCTCGCCTGTGAGGCCGCCTCGATCCTCTTGTTCGACGAGGTGACGGGCGCGCTCCGCTTCGAGGCGGCCACGGGCGACGCCGGCGCCTCGCTCGTCGGCTCGGAGGTGCCGCTGGTGGGCAGCCTCGCCGGGACCACCTTCCGGGACAACCGCATCCTCCACGCGGCCGACGCCGAGGTGGACGCCCGTCGCCATCGCGAGAGTGACGAGCGGACCGGATTCGTGACGCGCTCGCTCGTCGGCGTCCCCATGCGCATCGACGGCCAGCCGGTCGGCGTGCTCCAGGCCCTCAACCCCACCCGCGACGCCTTCGACCGCGCCGACGCCGAGGCGCTGCTCATCATCGCGGCGCAGGCGGCGGTCGCCATCCGCAACGCCCGGCACGAAGAGGCGCTCCGACGCGCCAACGACCGCCTCGCGGAACTCGACCGGCTCAAGACCAACTTCCTGTCCATCGCCTCCCACGAGCTCCGGACGCCCATCACGGCGGTCCAGGGCTTCGGCCAGATCCTCGCCGAGGAGGTCCGTGGCGACCTCCACACGTTCGCCGACGCCGTCGTGTCGGCGGGGGCCCGCATGATGGATGTCGTGGAAACGATCGACGTGATGGCCGAGGCGCGGGGCGACCTGGGCATCCATCCGGGCTCGCTGATCTCGCTGGCCGCGATCCTCTCGGACGTGGCGGGGGAGGAGGCTCCCCACGCCGAGGTGACGCTCCCGCCGGGACCACTGCTCGTTGAGGGCGATGCGCGGCGGTTGCGGCTCGCCGTCCGCAACCTCGTCCGCAACGCCATGCAGTTTTCCGATCCGGGCGGACCGGTCCGCGTGCAGGCGCGCGTGCTCCACGGCGAGGTGCTGTTCGACATCGAGGACGAGGGGCGCGGCCTCTCGACCGGTGACCTGGAGCGCATCTTCGAGGCCTACGTGCAGGTCTCGGACCCCGACCACCGCGACCACGAGGGCCTGGGGGTCGGGCTGACGGTCGCGCGGGCGATCCTGATCCAGCACGGCGGGCGCCTCTGGGCGGAGAGCGACGGACCCGGCCGCGGGGCCACGTTCCACGCACGCCTCCCTCTGGCCTCGGCGGCGCCGGGAGGGGACGGCGCGCCGTAG
- the pepT gene encoding peptidase T, with amino-acid sequence MTSPLPWRDAALPPVAERFCRYAEVYTTSDPSASAFPSTERQKDLSRLLVDELTALGVEAEMDEWGYVFATLPSPLPSEQAAALPVVALVAHVDTSPDAPGEHVRPQIHPNYDGSAVTFPADASLVLDADRQPALAAHVGHDLITSDGTTLLGSDDKAGVAAIMQLAHDLVAAEADAVARGERPAPRPTLRLLFTPDEEIGKGTDELDLERLGADIAYTLDGSGTDRLNVETFNAAEAVLTVEGVGVHPGYAKDVLVNAARVAAAFVDGLTDPAPETTDGREGYLHPHTITGTAEHATVRVLLRDFDDAGMEAKRARVRALANTVATRFPGATVDLAVTESYRNMRSYIEAVDPRAISVALDAGRAMGIDLELEPVRGGTDGARLSEKGLPCPNVFTGGYDFHSRFEWNTVQNLERTLAYTHALVARWGTEAG; translated from the coding sequence ATGACGTCCCCCCTGCCCTGGCGCGATGCCGCCCTCCCCCCCGTCGCCGAGCGGTTCTGCCGGTACGCCGAGGTGTACACGACCTCTGACCCGTCCGCCTCGGCCTTCCCGTCGACGGAGCGGCAGAAGGACCTGAGCCGCCTGCTCGTGGACGAGTTGACCGCGCTCGGCGTCGAGGCCGAGATGGACGAGTGGGGCTACGTGTTCGCGACGCTCCCCTCCCCCCTGCCCAGCGAGCAGGCCGCAGCCTTGCCGGTCGTCGCCCTGGTGGCCCACGTCGACACGTCGCCGGACGCGCCAGGCGAGCACGTCCGCCCGCAGATCCACCCGAACTACGACGGGTCCGCGGTCACCTTCCCCGCCGACGCCTCGCTCGTCCTCGACGCCGACCGCCAGCCCGCGCTCGCTGCGCACGTCGGGCACGACCTCATCACGAGCGATGGTACGACCCTGCTGGGTTCGGACGACAAGGCCGGGGTGGCGGCCATCATGCAACTCGCCCACGACCTCGTCGCGGCCGAGGCGGACGCCGTCGCGCGGGGTGAGCGCCCCGCCCCGCGCCCCACCCTCCGGCTGCTGTTCACACCCGACGAGGAGATCGGCAAGGGGACCGACGAGTTGGACCTGGAGCGGCTCGGCGCCGACATCGCCTACACGCTCGATGGCTCGGGCACGGACCGCCTCAACGTGGAGACGTTCAACGCGGCCGAGGCGGTGCTGACGGTCGAGGGCGTCGGCGTCCACCCCGGCTATGCGAAGGACGTGCTGGTCAACGCGGCCCGCGTCGCCGCAGCCTTCGTGGACGGGCTGACGGACCCGGCGCCCGAGACGACCGACGGCCGGGAGGGCTATCTCCATCCCCACACGATCACCGGGACCGCCGAGCACGCGACCGTTCGTGTCCTCCTGCGCGACTTCGACGACGCGGGGATGGAGGCCAAACGGGCTCGCGTCCGTGCCCTCGCCAACACGGTGGCGACGCGCTTTCCTGGCGCGACCGTGGACCTGGCGGTCACGGAGAGCTACCGCAACATGCGGAGCTACATCGAGGCCGTCGACCCGCGTGCGATCTCGGTGGCGCTCGACGCCGGGCGGGCGATGGGCATCGACCTGGAACTGGAGCCGGTCCGCGGCGGCACCGACGGGGCGCGGCTCAGCGAAAAGGGGCTCCCCTGCCCCAACGTGTTCACGGGGGGCTACGACTTCCACAGCCGCTTCGAGTGGAACACGGTCCAGAACCTGGAGCGGACGCTCGCCTACACGCACGCGCTAGTGGCTCGCTGGGGGACCGAGGCGGGATGA
- a CDS encoding TetR/AcrR family transcriptional regulator, protein MAASASVPARRAETDADLRRVILDHARHLLVADGYDALSMRKIAGSVGCSATSIYLHFDNKDALTHALISEGMALLYDALQAATEGVSAPADRLLALSQTYVRFGLDNPEYYEVMFQLHPERMARYPAEEYRRARRNIERFGETIADGLADGSLTSPNPPDVASAVLWTALHGLVSLHLASRVDVRLAGDEFVDAAVRQSLAPFVHAT, encoded by the coding sequence GTGGCCGCCTCCGCCTCCGTTCCTGCCCGTCGCGCCGAGACCGACGCCGACCTTCGGCGCGTCATCCTCGACCACGCCCGCCACCTCCTCGTCGCCGACGGGTACGATGCGCTCTCGATGCGCAAGATCGCGGGGTCTGTCGGGTGCAGCGCCACCAGCATCTACCTCCACTTCGACAACAAAGACGCGCTCACGCACGCGCTCATCTCCGAGGGGATGGCCCTCCTGTACGACGCCCTCCAGGCCGCCACCGAGGGGGTGTCCGCGCCCGCGGACCGACTCCTCGCCCTCTCGCAGACCTACGTTCGCTTCGGCCTCGACAACCCCGAGTACTACGAGGTCATGTTCCAACTCCACCCCGAGCGGATGGCGCGCTATCCCGCCGAGGAGTACCGCCGCGCGCGGCGCAACATCGAGCGCTTCGGCGAGACCATCGCCGACGGCCTCGCCGACGGGTCGCTGACCTCGCCGAACCCGCCCGATGTCGCCTCGGCAGTGCTGTGGACGGCCCTGCACGGCCTCGTGTCGCTGCACCTCGCCTCCCGCGTGGACGTCCGGCTCGCGGGCGACGAGTTCGTCGATGCGGCCGTCCGCCAGTCGCTCGCGCCGTTCGTCCACGCGACCTGA
- a CDS encoding long-chain fatty acid--CoA ligase yields MALQIHTAPPTTTGEVVLGKTIPQLLDTAVEQYPNPRAFNQPQPDGSWVTWSNAEMQDAADEVALGLLANGLERGDHVAFFMNSDMYFVLADLGTLVAGIVNVPLYTTYAPDNLVFVATHGEAKAMFVSNPEMLANFATWAGDLPDVTLAILAEGSGDGVTLPDHVRLMTLDELRQQGRAARDEAPNRPDELRDQIEATDLATLIYTSGTTGQPKGVMLTHQNISSNVLAGLPTLGALKNQEESILTFLPMTHIFARTLTIGHVAWGQSLYFTDPDRLVAHLAEVQPTMFSTVPRVLEKVYDKVSLGVAEASGLKHKIGTWALALAKQWDLAKMDGGVSGWQHALADKLVYSKLREKLGLTRVKTVATGGAALRADLAQSFTAFGVPIVQGYGLTETSPIITMNTPTENRAGTVGQPIAGVEVAIAEDGEILSRGPNIMVGYYKAQDKTDEVIDSDGWFHTGDIGEFTPDGFLKITDRKKALFKLSTGKYVIPQPIENALTESALIEQAVVVGNSQKFCTALIFPNMEQLPIWASNHGVTKTGEALLKDPAVQAEFERLVAEANQGMDHWSQVQRFRLVPELMTVENELLTPTMKVKRGAVNKAYTDSIDTMYTASVDTSKHVAAVA; encoded by the coding sequence ATGGCCCTCCAGATCCACACCGCTCCGCCCACCACCACGGGCGAGGTCGTCCTCGGCAAAACGATCCCCCAGTTGCTGGACACCGCCGTCGAGCAGTATCCCAACCCGCGCGCCTTCAACCAGCCGCAGCCGGATGGGTCCTGGGTGACGTGGTCCAACGCCGAGATGCAGGACGCCGCCGACGAGGTCGCCCTCGGGCTGCTCGCCAACGGGCTGGAGCGAGGCGACCACGTCGCCTTCTTCATGAACAGCGACATGTACTTCGTCCTGGCGGACCTGGGGACGCTGGTCGCCGGAATCGTGAACGTGCCGTTGTACACCACGTACGCGCCCGACAACCTCGTCTTCGTGGCGACCCACGGCGAGGCCAAGGCCATGTTCGTGTCGAACCCCGAGATGCTGGCCAACTTCGCCACCTGGGCGGGCGACCTGCCCGACGTGACGCTGGCGATCCTGGCCGAGGGCTCGGGCGACGGCGTCACCCTCCCCGATCACGTCCGCCTGATGACGCTCGACGAGCTTCGGCAGCAGGGACGCGCGGCACGCGACGAGGCGCCCAACCGCCCCGACGAACTCCGGGACCAGATCGAGGCGACCGACCTCGCGACGCTCATCTACACGTCCGGCACGACGGGCCAGCCGAAGGGCGTCATGCTGACGCACCAGAACATCTCCTCGAACGTGCTCGCTGGGCTCCCCACGCTGGGCGCGCTCAAGAACCAGGAGGAGTCGATCCTGACGTTCCTCCCGATGACGCACATCTTTGCGCGGACGCTCACCATCGGCCACGTCGCCTGGGGCCAGTCGCTCTACTTCACCGACCCCGACCGCCTCGTCGCCCACCTCGCCGAGGTTCAGCCGACGATGTTCTCGACGGTGCCGCGCGTGCTGGAGAAGGTCTACGACAAGGTCTCCCTCGGCGTCGCCGAGGCGAGCGGCCTCAAGCACAAGATCGGTACCTGGGCGCTGGCCCTCGCGAAGCAGTGGGACCTCGCCAAGATGGACGGCGGCGTCTCCGGCTGGCAACATGCCCTGGCCGACAAGCTGGTCTACTCCAAGCTCCGCGAGAAGCTCGGCCTGACGCGCGTCAAGACCGTCGCCACCGGCGGCGCCGCGCTCCGGGCTGACCTCGCGCAGTCGTTCACCGCCTTCGGCGTCCCCATCGTGCAGGGGTACGGGCTCACCGAGACGAGCCCGATCATCACGATGAACACGCCGACGGAGAACCGCGCCGGGACGGTCGGCCAGCCCATCGCGGGCGTCGAGGTCGCCATCGCGGAGGACGGCGAGATCCTGTCCCGCGGGCCCAACATCATGGTGGGCTACTACAAGGCGCAGGACAAGACCGACGAGGTGATCGATAGCGACGGCTGGTTCCACACCGGCGACATCGGCGAGTTCACGCCGGACGGCTTCCTCAAGATCACCGACCGCAAGAAGGCGCTCTTCAAGCTCTCGACGGGCAAGTACGTGATCCCGCAGCCCATCGAGAACGCGCTCACCGAGAGCGCGCTCATCGAGCAGGCGGTCGTGGTGGGCAACAGCCAGAAGTTCTGCACGGCGCTCATCTTCCCGAACATGGAGCAACTGCCGATCTGGGCCAGCAACCACGGCGTCACGAAGACCGGGGAGGCGCTCCTCAAGGACCCGGCCGTCCAGGCCGAGTTCGAGCGGCTCGTCGCCGAGGCGAACCAGGGCATGGACCACTGGAGCCAGGTCCAGCGCTTCCGCCTCGTCCCCGAGCTGATGACGGTCGAGAACGAACTGCTCACGCCGACCATGAAGGTCAAGCGCGGGGCCGTCAACAAGGCCTACACCGACTCCATCGACACGATGTACACGGCGTCGGTCGACACGAGCAAGCACGTCGCCGCGGTCGCGTAG